In Ilumatobacter fluminis, the following proteins share a genomic window:
- a CDS encoding DUF1214 domain-containing protein, translating to MERTFDDDQLRTAYGYLLGRALVVRQERRDLAEEGVDYNVIKHNPLGSAEFVNPNFDVAYLEAWVAVDDETPVLLEIPRIEGRYYTAQFLDEWGEVIVNINERNFPDHPSGTFALVAPGAAASVPDGAVPIELHSDKAKMLARVELQDSPDDAVDLARQFTLRSVGTPRIAPTIAIDDFDNQHLADVGLFDHANELIDAASDVCGATAEPQRLARSVAAYVASSPEARAEIDRAIHADVVPWFLAYAVTKSGVFRNGWLGTITVGNYGDDYLIRSAANLVGIWANSASECIYFVGTRGGDGQPLDGSRSYRLHFGPGDVPAEAVDGYWSIILVSLPDYRVIPNPDDRFNLNSYSPLEFGDDGSLDLYCSPVAPDGPRRANWLPTPDGHPFSLTFRTYIPRANVRAGEWFPPAIESD from the coding sequence ATGGAGCGCACATTCGACGACGATCAACTCCGTACTGCGTACGGCTACCTCCTCGGGAGGGCGCTGGTCGTCCGACAGGAGCGACGAGATCTCGCCGAGGAGGGTGTCGACTACAACGTCATCAAGCACAACCCGCTGGGATCGGCCGAGTTCGTCAACCCGAACTTCGACGTCGCCTATCTCGAAGCGTGGGTCGCCGTCGACGACGAGACGCCTGTGCTGCTCGAGATACCCCGGATCGAGGGGCGTTACTACACCGCACAGTTCCTCGACGAGTGGGGCGAGGTGATCGTCAACATCAACGAACGCAACTTCCCCGACCACCCGTCGGGCACGTTCGCGCTCGTCGCCCCCGGTGCCGCAGCGTCCGTCCCCGACGGAGCCGTGCCGATCGAGCTGCACTCCGACAAGGCGAAGATGCTCGCCCGCGTCGAGCTCCAGGACTCGCCCGACGACGCCGTCGACCTGGCTCGGCAGTTCACTCTCCGCAGTGTCGGTACGCCCCGGATCGCACCGACGATCGCCATCGACGACTTCGACAACCAGCACCTCGCCGACGTCGGCCTGTTCGACCATGCGAACGAATTGATCGACGCCGCGAGCGACGTGTGTGGTGCAACAGCCGAGCCACAGCGGCTCGCCCGGTCGGTCGCCGCGTACGTCGCTTCGTCGCCGGAGGCTCGTGCGGAGATCGACCGTGCCATCCACGCCGACGTGGTGCCGTGGTTCCTCGCCTACGCCGTCACGAAGTCGGGCGTGTTCCGCAACGGATGGCTCGGGACGATCACGGTCGGGAACTACGGCGACGACTACCTGATCCGGTCGGCGGCGAACCTCGTCGGCATCTGGGCGAACAGCGCCAGCGAGTGCATCTACTTCGTCGGAACGCGCGGCGGTGACGGGCAGCCGCTCGACGGGAGCCGGTCGTACCGACTTCACTTCGGGCCGGGTGACGTGCCGGCGGAGGCCGTGGACGGCTACTGGTCGATCATCCTCGTGAGCCTGCCCGATTATCGGGTCATCCCGAACCCGGATGATCGCTTCAACCTCAACTCGTACTCGCCGCTCGAGTTCGGTGACGACGGTTCGCTCGATCTGTACTGCTCGCCGGTGGCGCCGGACGGACCCCGACGAGCGAACTGGCTGCCCACGCCCGACGGCCATCCGTTCTCGCTGACGTTCCGCACGTACATCCCTCGGGCGAACGTGCGAGCGGGCGAGTGGTTCCCGCCTGCCATCGAGAGCGACTGA
- a CDS encoding SulP family inorganic anion transporter translates to MGTPVTDPDDELFGGDPLPLVAPRRRSLTTVLPVIAWLPDYRWRSDLRPDLIAGLTVAALMIPESMGYAGVAGVPPEIGLYAALGAIAAYFLTGGTSILFVGPASAVAALSASIVADFTGDVDPIALTSALAITSGVLLLVAGALRLGWVVNFISKPVLHAFVAGLSISILVGQLDELVGIDIDGESAVAKFVDTMSQLPDWQGWTVVVGFGGLAALLLMERFVPRLPGALFVVIVGIVLVVLFGLDDNGVAIVGDIPSGLPGVGIPDLSATRWIELFGGGAALLLVGFSEGYAAASTVSESTGEDVDSDQELMGAGAANIAAGLVGGQAVSGSLSKSAAAEEAGARTQMSNLISGVVLLMTLLFLAPVFEQLPEPILAAVVIAAVVKSADPRRLLGLWNVNRFDFVAGVVTFTLVLVWEALPAILVGVAMSLAFLVRRATFPDVVELRPSTDGVFRRSVRRVDGPARDGVVALRLEGSLTYANAERFIRGARLLADRGGVRVLVVDAEMMADLDTTGAEALEFVDDDLGERGIEVRLAAIHARARAQIARSRLSDRFEGRLYDSVEAAAGQTTAS, encoded by the coding sequence GTGGGCACCCCCGTGACCGATCCCGACGACGAACTCTTCGGCGGCGATCCGCTCCCGCTCGTCGCTCCGCGCCGGCGTTCGCTCACGACCGTCCTGCCGGTCATCGCGTGGCTACCGGACTATCGCTGGAGGTCCGACCTCCGTCCCGACCTGATCGCCGGCCTGACCGTCGCAGCGCTCATGATCCCCGAGTCGATGGGGTACGCAGGCGTGGCGGGTGTGCCGCCCGAGATCGGTCTCTATGCGGCGCTCGGTGCGATCGCCGCGTACTTCCTCACCGGCGGCACCTCGATCCTGTTCGTCGGACCGGCCTCGGCCGTCGCTGCCCTGTCGGCGTCGATCGTCGCCGACTTCACCGGCGACGTCGACCCGATCGCGTTGACGTCGGCGCTCGCGATCACCTCGGGCGTGCTCTTACTGGTGGCCGGTGCACTTCGCCTCGGTTGGGTGGTCAACTTCATCTCCAAACCGGTCCTGCATGCGTTCGTCGCCGGCCTGTCGATCTCGATCCTCGTCGGCCAGCTCGACGAGCTCGTCGGCATCGACATCGACGGGGAGTCGGCCGTCGCCAAGTTCGTCGACACGATGTCACAGCTCCCCGACTGGCAAGGGTGGACAGTCGTGGTCGGTTTCGGCGGCCTGGCCGCACTGCTGCTCATGGAGCGGTTCGTGCCTCGCCTCCCGGGCGCGCTGTTCGTGGTCATCGTCGGCATCGTGCTTGTCGTCTTGTTCGGGCTCGACGACAACGGGGTGGCGATCGTGGGCGACATCCCGAGCGGTCTCCCGGGTGTGGGAATCCCCGACCTGTCGGCGACGCGCTGGATCGAGCTGTTCGGCGGTGGCGCAGCCCTCCTGCTGGTCGGTTTCTCCGAGGGCTACGCAGCTGCCTCCACCGTTTCGGAGTCGACCGGCGAAGACGTCGACTCCGACCAGGAACTGATGGGCGCCGGCGCCGCCAACATCGCCGCTGGGCTCGTCGGCGGCCAGGCCGTGTCGGGAAGCCTTTCGAAGTCGGCAGCGGCCGAGGAGGCGGGCGCTCGCACCCAGATGTCGAACCTGATCAGTGGCGTCGTGCTGCTGATGACGCTGCTGTTCCTCGCACCCGTGTTCGAGCAGTTGCCGGAGCCGATCCTCGCAGCCGTCGTCATCGCCGCCGTCGTCAAGTCGGCCGACCCCCGTCGTCTGCTGGGCCTGTGGAACGTGAACCGGTTCGATTTCGTCGCCGGTGTGGTCACCTTCACGCTCGTGTTGGTGTGGGAGGCGCTCCCGGCGATCTTGGTCGGCGTGGCGATGTCGCTGGCGTTCCTGGTGCGGCGGGCCACGTTCCCCGACGTGGTGGAGCTGCGCCCGTCGACGGATGGCGTCTTCCGGCGATCGGTGCGACGCGTCGACGGACCGGCTCGCGACGGCGTCGTCGCGCTCCGTCTCGAAGGGTCGTTGACCTATGCGAACGCCGAACGCTTCATCCGAGGTGCACGTCTGCTCGCCGATCGAGGGGGCGTCCGTGTGCTCGTCGTGGATGCCGAGATGATGGCCGACCTCGACACGACCGGGGCCGAGGCGCTCGAGTTCGTCGACGACGACCTCGGCGAACGTGGCATCGAGGTCAGGCTGGCCGCCATCCACGCCCGCGCCCGAGCCCAGATCGCCCGCTCGCGCCTGTCGGACCGCTTCGAAGGACGCCTGTACGACTCGGTCGAGGCCGCGGCGGGTCAGACCACCGCGAGCTGA
- the map gene encoding type I methionyl aminopeptidase: MKLKSNDPCWCGSGRKHKRCHGDRQALDRPPVELGQVSPMRPVPETIARPDYVTTGRISTPKAAHIHDAESLARHRHACQVAAEVLLRTGAAVAAGVTTDELDVVAHDTYVELGAYPSTLGYRGYTKSICTSVNGVICHGIPDDRPLREGDIVNVDVTAYVDGMHGDNSAMFVVGEPSDAVSGLIETTREATLRGIAAIRPNESIQNIARAIEPFAAARGYGVIREYGGHGIGVTFHADPHVNHCIDAHDRYVLRPGMTLTVEPMLTTGRPTFHQADDGWTEHANDNRPSAQFEHTVLVTDDGVEILTITADGDTAVGTLDQLAVV, translated from the coding sequence ATGAAGTTGAAGTCGAACGATCCGTGCTGGTGCGGTAGCGGCCGGAAGCACAAGCGATGCCACGGCGACCGTCAGGCCCTCGACCGGCCGCCGGTCGAACTCGGCCAGGTGTCGCCGATGCGTCCGGTCCCCGAGACGATCGCCCGCCCGGACTACGTCACCACCGGTCGCATCTCGACGCCGAAGGCGGCCCACATCCACGACGCCGAGTCGCTGGCCCGTCATCGTCACGCCTGTCAGGTCGCCGCCGAGGTGCTGCTGCGAACCGGCGCCGCGGTCGCTGCCGGCGTCACCACCGACGAGCTCGACGTCGTCGCCCACGACACCTACGTCGAACTCGGCGCATACCCCAGCACGCTGGGGTATCGCGGCTACACCAAGTCGATCTGTACCTCGGTCAACGGTGTGATCTGCCACGGCATCCCCGACGACCGACCCTTGCGCGAGGGCGACATCGTCAACGTCGACGTCACCGCCTACGTCGACGGCATGCACGGCGACAACTCGGCGATGTTCGTCGTCGGTGAGCCGAGCGACGCCGTGAGCGGCCTGATCGAGACGACCCGCGAGGCGACCCTGCGCGGCATCGCCGCCATCCGGCCGAACGAGTCGATCCAGAACATCGCCCGCGCCATCGAGCCGTTCGCAGCAGCACGCGGCTACGGCGTCATCCGCGAGTACGGCGGCCACGGCATCGGCGTCACGTTCCACGCCGATCCGCACGTCAACCATTGCATCGACGCCCACGACCGGTACGTGTTGCGGCCGGGCATGACGCTCACCGTCGAGCCGATGCTCACGACCGGCCGCCCGACGTTCCACCAGGCCGACGACGGCTGGACGGAGCACGCGAACGACAACCGGCCGTCGGCTCAGTTCGAACACACGGTCCTCGTCACCGACGACGGTGTCGAGATCCTCACGATCACCGCCGACGGCGACACCGCCGTCGGCACACTCGATCAGCTCGCGGTGGTCTGA
- a CDS encoding helix-turn-helix transcriptional regulator, which yields MVNTEELIDSRELASILGLSHANSVSLYQRRYADMPRPVVDLGNGRPRLWLRNEILDWLDQRR from the coding sequence ATGGTCAACACCGAAGAGCTGATCGATTCTCGCGAGCTGGCGTCGATCCTCGGCCTGTCCCACGCCAACAGCGTGAGCCTCTACCAGCGCCGGTACGCCGACATGCCCCGCCCGGTCGTCGACCTCGGCAACGGGCGCCCCCGCCTCTGGCTCCGCAACGAGATCCTCGACTGGCTCGATCAACGCAGGTAG
- a CDS encoding ABC transporter permease yields MIGVVVFVARKDLWFARGRFALVGLVIGLVALMATLLSGLANGLVDDGVSGLRQLPASHLAFQPGAESTFSRSTLTREALEPWDELDGVESAPIGMSFFNARRDDGTTIDLAVFGAPAESFLAAAIGGLDDAASAPGLIVSDTYEDVLTVGDVVTIVGLDQEIPIVGFASLGSYGHVDVAFTSLTTWQSLLYGDNAADRFSAIAVRSDDLEAVSSAATTSGTELETRESAFRGSPGYTGETQTMSMMRTFLLLISALVVGAFFTVWTVQRNSEIGLLKALGASTFYVIKDAIGQMVAVLLAASTIGALMGVGLGSLVGSSVPFRLEAAPVISSIALLVAFGVIGCLVALRRIVSVDPIIALRART; encoded by the coding sequence ATGATCGGAGTCGTCGTGTTCGTCGCTAGGAAAGATCTGTGGTTCGCCCGCGGGCGGTTCGCGCTCGTGGGGCTCGTCATCGGACTGGTCGCGCTGATGGCGACGCTGCTGTCGGGGTTGGCGAACGGACTGGTCGATGACGGAGTGTCCGGTCTCCGGCAGCTGCCCGCGTCCCATCTCGCCTTTCAACCAGGCGCCGAATCGACCTTCAGCCGTTCGACGCTGACACGCGAGGCCCTCGAACCATGGGACGAACTCGACGGTGTCGAGTCGGCACCCATCGGCATGTCGTTCTTCAACGCGCGTCGAGACGACGGCACCACGATCGACCTGGCTGTCTTCGGGGCACCCGCGGAGAGCTTTCTCGCAGCTGCGATCGGCGGTCTCGACGACGCAGCGTCCGCGCCAGGTTTGATCGTGTCCGACACGTACGAGGACGTCCTCACTGTGGGAGACGTGGTGACGATCGTCGGCCTCGACCAAGAGATTCCGATCGTCGGCTTCGCCTCGCTGGGGTCGTACGGTCACGTCGACGTCGCTTTCACGTCGCTGACCACGTGGCAGTCGTTGCTCTATGGCGACAACGCTGCCGACCGGTTCTCGGCGATCGCAGTTCGGTCCGATGATCTCGAGGCGGTTTCCTCGGCGGCGACCACATCCGGCACCGAGTTGGAGACTCGCGAGTCAGCTTTTCGCGGGTCGCCCGGCTACACGGGCGAGACCCAGACGATGTCGATGATGCGCACGTTCTTGCTGCTGATCTCCGCCCTCGTCGTCGGAGCCTTTTTCACCGTCTGGACGGTGCAACGCAACAGCGAGATCGGGCTCCTCAAAGCACTCGGGGCGTCGACGTTCTACGTGATCAAGGACGCGATCGGCCAGATGGTGGCGGTGTTGCTCGCAGCGTCGACCATCGGGGCCCTGATGGGGGTCGGACTGGGAAGCTTGGTCGGCTCCAGCGTCCCGTTCCGCCTCGAGGCTGCCCCCGTCATCTCGTCGATAGCGCTGCTGGTCGCATTCGGCGTCATTGGATGCCTCGTGGCGCTACGACGCATCGTGTCGGTCGACCCGATCATCGCCCTCCGGGCACGGACCTGA
- a CDS encoding ABC transporter ATP-binding protein yields MSIELDDIVVTVPDGDQTRTLLDHASLVIGRGEVVALSGPSGSGKSTLLAVAALLLRADRGTVRIDGVDAHAANDRDRTLLRQQHIGVVYQNANLFPSLTARQQVELVAHVRGELDHHARERAADLLRTVGLDSRLDARPAELSGGERQRVNIARALMGRPSVIVADEPTASLDASRGEQIMKLLVDRARESGVATLVVTHLPEQVAATRHVTIEHGGLVERDWSDAA; encoded by the coding sequence ATGAGTATCGAACTCGATGACATCGTCGTGACCGTCCCAGACGGCGACCAGACCCGCACGCTGCTCGATCACGCAAGTCTGGTGATCGGCCGCGGCGAGGTCGTCGCCCTGTCCGGCCCCTCCGGCTCGGGGAAGTCCACGCTGCTCGCCGTTGCAGCCCTGCTGTTGCGAGCCGACCGTGGAACCGTGAGAATCGACGGCGTGGACGCCCACGCAGCCAACGATCGCGATCGCACGCTGCTCCGCCAGCAACACATCGGCGTTGTGTACCAGAACGCCAACCTGTTCCCGTCGCTCACAGCCCGTCAGCAGGTCGAACTCGTCGCGCACGTTCGTGGTGAACTCGACCACCATGCTCGTGAGCGGGCGGCAGACCTGCTCCGCACCGTCGGGCTCGATTCGCGCCTCGACGCACGACCTGCCGAGTTGTCCGGTGGCGAACGGCAGCGGGTGAACATCGCTCGCGCCCTCATGGGGCGACCGTCGGTCATCGTCGCCGATGAGCCGACCGCTTCACTCGACGCCTCGCGCGGTGAGCAGATCATGAAGCTCTTGGTCGACCGGGCACGCGAAAGCGGGGTCGCGACACTCGTCGTCACTCATCTCCCCGAACAGGTCGCAGCGACGCGCCACGTTACGATCGAACACGGCGGACTCGTCGAGCGAGACTGGTCCGACGCTGCGTAG
- a CDS encoding TetR/AcrR family transcriptional regulator has product MPKITAPTIAEHVEVREREIMDAAMRLFAERGVRDVSIGDIADDVGLARTSLYRYFRTKSAIIHAWFDATMGPIIDECTAIADDVQPAAQRLERWLDVQLDVLSDPSNHAMIAAALEADDMTDRRQGAIAIQHQALYATLEQILADDRPVDDNVRARTIVISGLLRTLTDLVQHGIPPTAAREQIRVAINAIEPVADGEPRLAAAPNATGRS; this is encoded by the coding sequence ATGCCCAAGATCACCGCTCCGACCATCGCCGAGCACGTCGAAGTGCGCGAGCGGGAGATCATGGACGCTGCGATGCGCCTGTTCGCCGAACGCGGCGTACGAGACGTGAGCATCGGCGACATCGCTGACGATGTCGGACTCGCTCGCACCTCGCTGTACCGATACTTCCGAACCAAGTCGGCGATCATTCACGCATGGTTCGACGCGACGATGGGACCGATCATCGACGAGTGCACGGCGATCGCAGACGATGTTCAGCCAGCTGCGCAACGGCTCGAACGATGGCTCGACGTGCAGTTGGACGTGCTTTCGGACCCGTCGAACCACGCGATGATCGCCGCCGCGCTCGAGGCAGACGACATGACTGACCGCCGGCAGGGGGCCATCGCAATCCAGCACCAAGCCCTGTATGCGACCCTCGAGCAGATCCTCGCCGACGATCGACCGGTCGATGACAACGTCCGGGCCCGGACCATCGTGATCTCGGGGCTCCTCCGCACCCTGACGGATCTCGTTCAACACGGCATCCCTCCGACGGCTGCTCGCGAGCAGATCCGAGTCGCCATCAACGCGATCGAACCCGTCGCCGACGGCGAGCCACGTCTCGCAGCCGCACCGAACGCAACGGGCCGGTCCTGA
- a CDS encoding SulP family inorganic anion transporter — translation MTVRRLIPALPAATWIRDYQRSWLSKDLVGGLAAGSVVIPQAMAYASIAGLPAEVGLYTCMVPMLVYGLLGGSRTLSVSTTSTVAVLTGSTLLAAEVATSGEDPARDLATLSVLVGLLMLIARLLRLGALIDNISEATLTGIRTGVGLTVAAGQLPALLGVAGDPDADAFFSEIRGALADLADTSTATLVLSAVTIGLLVGLARVAPAVPAPLLAVGLGIVLVAVWSLDAHGVALIESVPSGLPAPVRPRLDSVEPMLGGAAAIALMCFMETASVAGAVRRRSEPQIDNDQELFANGFACLVGGVSGAMPAAGGFSQTAMNQRSGARTQLSALVTVLLAVSCAVFLGDVLSDMPEATLAALVIVAVGGLVQPQQFVRYWRLDRLSFWIAAATAAAGLTLGLLAAVLIGVLLTLLLVLRELNRVGVTELQLSADGDDLRIAADDTASLPGLLILRIDGLLYTANIKRVRRAIMQSVAERSPTVLVLDASPASTTSVTIIDQLRELDDELDKAGTTLWYAGFTARVLDTARRLPEWQRLDEQQRLHDTALLAARRYRQNLGAD, via the coding sequence ATGACCGTGCGCAGGTTGATTCCGGCTCTGCCCGCCGCAACGTGGATTCGGGACTACCAGCGATCATGGCTTTCGAAGGATCTCGTCGGCGGCCTCGCTGCCGGCTCCGTTGTGATTCCCCAGGCAATGGCTTACGCATCGATCGCTGGGCTGCCAGCCGAGGTCGGCCTCTACACGTGCATGGTTCCCATGCTCGTCTACGGGCTCCTCGGCGGATCGCGCACGCTGTCGGTGAGCACGACCTCGACGGTCGCCGTGCTCACCGGTTCGACGCTGCTGGCAGCGGAGGTTGCGACGAGCGGTGAAGACCCCGCACGCGACCTTGCGACGCTGAGCGTTCTCGTCGGGCTCCTCATGTTGATCGCTCGCCTCCTGCGGCTCGGAGCGCTGATCGACAACATCTCCGAAGCGACCCTCACCGGTATCAGGACCGGCGTCGGCCTCACCGTCGCTGCCGGTCAGCTCCCTGCGTTGCTCGGCGTCGCCGGCGACCCCGACGCCGACGCATTCTTCAGCGAGATCCGTGGCGCGCTCGCCGACCTCGCCGACACCAGCACGGCAACGCTCGTTCTGTCAGCCGTCACGATCGGGCTCCTCGTCGGGCTCGCGCGTGTGGCCCCGGCCGTGCCGGCGCCGCTCCTTGCCGTGGGCCTCGGCATCGTGCTGGTCGCTGTCTGGTCGCTCGACGCACATGGTGTCGCCCTGATCGAATCAGTGCCGTCGGGCCTACCCGCCCCGGTCCGACCACGTCTCGACAGCGTCGAGCCGATGCTGGGTGGCGCAGCCGCGATCGCCTTGATGTGTTTCATGGAGACCGCCTCCGTCGCCGGCGCAGTCCGACGACGTTCCGAGCCACAGATCGACAACGATCAAGAACTCTTCGCGAACGGGTTCGCGTGCCTCGTGGGCGGAGTCTCCGGCGCGATGCCTGCGGCCGGGGGCTTTTCTCAGACGGCGATGAACCAGCGCTCCGGGGCACGAACTCAGCTCAGCGCACTCGTCACCGTGCTGCTCGCGGTCTCGTGTGCCGTGTTTCTCGGTGATGTACTCAGCGACATGCCCGAGGCAACGCTTGCCGCCCTGGTCATCGTGGCAGTCGGCGGACTCGTTCAGCCCCAGCAGTTCGTCCGCTACTGGCGACTCGACCGGCTGTCGTTCTGGATCGCAGCCGCCACCGCCGCTGCAGGCCTAACTCTGGGGCTGCTCGCAGCCGTACTGATCGGCGTCCTGCTCACGTTGTTGCTGGTGCTCCGGGAGCTCAACAGAGTGGGTGTCACCGAACTCCAGCTCTCAGCTGATGGCGACGACCTCCGCATTGCGGCCGACGACACGGCATCGCTCCCCGGGCTGCTCATTCTCCGGATCGATGGGCTGCTGTACACAGCGAACATCAAGCGCGTCCGTCGTGCGATCATGCAGAGCGTGGCCGAACGCTCGCCGACCGTCCTCGTGCTCGACGCCTCGCCGGCGAGCACGACCTCGGTGACCATCATCGACCAGCTCCGCGAACTCGACGACGAACTCGACAAAGCCGGCACCACCCTCTGGTATGCCGGGTTCACAGCCCGCGTGCTCGACACAGCGAGGCGGCTCCCTGAGTGGCAGCGGCTTGATGAGCAGCAACGTCTCCACGACACGGCACTGCTTGCAGCGCGACGGTACCGACAGAATCTCGGTGCAGACTGA
- a CDS encoding arylsulfatase, translating to MSQPEFSGVINLDVNDSVPDWEPYKPTKAPDGAPNVLVILYDDTGLAAWSPFGGGVEMPTLQRLADRGLRYTQWHTTALCAPTRSTMMTGRNHHLNGMSCITECANGFPGWHGRIPEACTTVSHLLQDAGWSTFWLGKNHDVPEQDVAPGGDRSRWPLNMGFDRFYGFLGGETNQWYPDLVEDNHFIEQPYGPEDGYHLSKDLADQAIKMIRDQKASNPSKPWYMWYCPGANHAPLHAPQEYIGKYKGRFDDGYEAYREWVLERMIDKGVLPEGTELTPFNPLPDDRANPIDQVLPWDELSEDQKKLFCRMMEAWAGMSEYTDVEIGRLIDYLEESGQLDNTLIFYCADNGTSGEGGPNGSVNENKFFNSYPDDLDDNLQYLDVMGSPDTYNHIPTGWAAALSTPFQMFKRYSQFSGGTCDPMVISWPKGITDHGGVRHQYHHSTDVVATILDVCGLEMPDTYRGVEQVPMSGTSMRYSFDADPDGQTTKERQYFAMFSTRGIWADGWKASAIHAPLSGIGDMENDRWELYHVDEDRSESKDLASEHPEKLQALVDMWFEEAERNNVLPLDDRIAAELLGTERPSTEPPRDTYIYYPNTSPVPEGVAVNIRNRSYKLLANVRIEDGCEGVIFAHGSRFGGHSLFIKDGKLHYVYNFLGIKPEQQFSSDELAPGDYTLGMEFVREGQGENRESLGTCRLYVGDQVVDEGPMRTQPGKFTLSGDGLCVGYDSGDAVSSQYTTPGRFTGGQIQAVEVSVGDVEYVDLEAEAAAAFALD from the coding sequence ATGTCCCAACCTGAGTTCTCCGGCGTCATCAACCTGGATGTGAACGACTCGGTTCCTGATTGGGAGCCGTACAAGCCGACCAAGGCGCCGGACGGTGCTCCGAACGTGCTGGTGATCCTCTACGACGACACCGGACTCGCGGCGTGGTCGCCGTTCGGCGGGGGTGTAGAGATGCCGACGCTGCAGCGACTGGCCGATCGGGGGTTGCGGTACACCCAGTGGCACACGACGGCGCTGTGTGCGCCGACGCGGTCGACGATGATGACTGGTCGCAATCACCATCTGAACGGCATGTCGTGTATCACGGAATGCGCGAACGGATTCCCCGGCTGGCACGGCCGAATCCCAGAGGCATGCACGACCGTGTCGCACCTCCTCCAAGACGCAGGTTGGTCCACGTTCTGGTTGGGGAAGAACCACGACGTACCTGAGCAAGACGTCGCGCCGGGCGGCGACCGGTCGCGATGGCCGCTGAACATGGGCTTCGACCGGTTCTACGGATTCCTCGGTGGAGAGACGAACCAGTGGTACCCCGATCTGGTGGAGGACAATCACTTCATCGAGCAGCCCTACGGACCCGAGGACGGCTACCACCTGTCGAAAGATCTCGCCGACCAGGCGATCAAGATGATCAGGGACCAGAAGGCGTCGAACCCGTCCAAGCCGTGGTACATGTGGTACTGCCCTGGCGCCAACCACGCCCCGCTGCACGCGCCGCAGGAGTACATCGGCAAGTACAAGGGCCGGTTCGACGACGGCTATGAGGCGTACCGGGAGTGGGTCCTGGAACGCATGATCGACAAGGGCGTGCTTCCCGAGGGAACCGAACTCACACCGTTCAACCCGCTGCCCGACGACCGCGCCAACCCGATCGACCAGGTGCTGCCCTGGGACGAGCTGTCCGAGGATCAGAAGAAGCTGTTCTGCCGGATGATGGAAGCATGGGCCGGCATGTCGGAATACACCGACGTCGAGATCGGACGGCTGATCGACTACTTGGAGGAGAGCGGACAGCTCGACAACACGTTGATCTTCTACTGCGCCGACAACGGCACGTCCGGCGAGGGCGGGCCGAACGGGTCGGTCAACGAGAACAAGTTCTTCAACAGCTACCCCGACGACCTCGACGACAACCTCCAATACCTCGACGTGATGGGCAGCCCCGACACCTACAACCACATCCCGACCGGGTGGGCTGCGGCATTGTCCACCCCGTTCCAGATGTTCAAGCGCTACTCCCAGTTCTCCGGAGGCACCTGCGACCCGATGGTGATCTCGTGGCCGAAGGGCATCACCGACCACGGCGGAGTTCGTCACCAATACCACCACTCCACCGACGTGGTCGCCACGATCCTCGACGTCTGCGGTCTCGAGATGCCCGACACCTACCGGGGCGTCGAGCAGGTGCCGATGTCGGGAACGTCGATGCGCTACAGCTTCGACGCCGACCCGGACGGCCAGACGACGAAGGAGCGCCAGTACTTCGCGATGTTCTCGACCCGGGGCATCTGGGCCGACGGGTGGAAGGCGTCAGCGATCCACGCACCACTCAGCGGCATCGGCGACATGGAAAACGACCGGTGGGAGCTGTACCACGTCGACGAGGACCGCTCCGAGAGCAAGGACCTTGCCTCCGAGCACCCCGAGAAGCTCCAAGCACTGGTCGACATGTGGTTCGAAGAAGCCGAGAGGAACAACGTGCTGCCGCTCGACGACCGGATCGCCGCCGAACTGCTCGGCACCGAGCGACCGAGCACCGAGCCGCCTCGCGACACCTACATCTACTACCCGAACACCTCCCCCGTGCCCGAAGGCGTGGCTGTCAACATCCGCAACCGCTCCTACAAGCTGCTCGCCAACGTCCGGATCGAGGACGGGTGCGAGGGCGTCATCTTTGCCCACGGTTCTCGGTTCGGCGGACACAGCCTGTTCATCAAGGACGGGAAGCTTCATTACGTCTACAACTTTCTCGGCATCAAGCCCGAGCAGCAGTTCAGCTCCGACGAGCTCGCACCCGGCGACTACACCCTCGGAATGGAGTTCGTCCGGGAAGGACAGGGCGAGAACCGGGAGTCACTCGGCACGTGCAGGCTGTACGTCGGCGACCAGGTGGTCGACGAGGGGCCGATGCGTACCCAACCCGGGAAGTTCACCCTGTCGGGCGACGGCCTGTGCGTCGGCTACGACAGCGGCGACGCCGTGAGTAGCCAGTACACCACACCGGGCCGATTCACCGGCGGCCAGATCCAAGCGGTCGAGGTGTCCGTCGGCGATGTCGAGTACGTAGACCTCGAGGCCGAAGCTGCGGCCGCATTCGCTCTCGACTGA